One cyanobiont of Ornithocercus magnificus DNA segment encodes these proteins:
- a CDS encoding tryptophan synthase subunit alpha — MPGSAIAARFRSLQAEGRFALMPFLMAGDPNLETTADVLLALQQAGADMVELGIPYSDPLADGQIIQASASRALASGVTPSLVFAMLRRLKGRLFIPVILFSYVNLLFSRGLERFFADAASAGATGLIIPDLPLEEAEQLSPIALEWGLDLALLVAPTTPSKRMERIMRISRGFTYLVSVTGVTGERAVLEHRVHSLISQLKCLSSQPVVVGFGISGPQQVIQAREWGADGVIIGSALVKRITASETGAAEEAKQFCAELRQAAS, encoded by the coding sequence ATGCCAGGTAGTGCAATTGCCGCAAGATTTCGATCGCTACAGGCCGAGGGACGTTTTGCCTTAATGCCATTTTTGATGGCAGGTGACCCTAACCTCGAGACTACTGCTGACGTCCTGCTTGCTCTTCAGCAGGCTGGGGCAGACATGGTCGAACTTGGCATCCCATACAGCGATCCACTTGCTGATGGCCAAATTATCCAAGCATCTGCATCTCGTGCACTTGCATCTGGTGTTACACCCTCGCTTGTGTTCGCAATGCTGAGACGGCTTAAGGGTCGGCTTTTTATTCCTGTGATTCTGTTCAGCTATGTCAATCTGCTCTTCAGTAGAGGGTTAGAGAGGTTTTTTGCCGATGCTGCATCAGCTGGTGCTACAGGGTTGATTATACCAGACTTGCCCCTTGAAGAAGCAGAGCAGCTATCCCCGATAGCATTAGAATGGGGTCTTGACCTTGCACTACTTGTAGCACCAACAACACCTAGTAAACGGATGGAAAGGATCATGCGCATAAGTCGTGGATTCACTTACCTTGTCAGTGTCACTGGTGTTACTGGAGAGCGTGCTGTGCTTGAGCATAGAGTCCATTCTCTTATCAGCCAGTTAAAGTGTCTCTCGTCGCAACCTGTGGTTGTTGGCTTCGGTATTTCTGGACCGCAGCAAGTAATACAGGCACGCGAATGGGGCGCTGACGGTGTCATTATTGGCAGCGCGCTGGTCAAAAGAATTACTGCTTCAGAGACTGGTGCAGCTGAAGAGGCCAAGCAATTTTGCGCTGAACTTCGACAGGCAGCTAGTTGA
- a CDS encoding C50 carotenoid epsilon cyclase produces the protein MFLNTALEILLGVGLLFGGGELFIQGAVSFALILSIPQLVIGLTVVSLGTSAPELFVSLISVFNGSDSLAVNNVVGSNIFNVMVVLGSSALVMPLRVESRLVRRDVPVLLAVSTAVWGMSSAGRITWQAGLALLLGLVINTIWELRTAREERKKTTDVEPEVASKNWHWAILQILGGSFLLTIGSRFLVRGAMIAASLLGVSEAVVGLTIVSAGTSIPELAASLIAALRGRTDLAIGNVVGSNLLNQLLVLGSTAVTSGKLGVGVELVLINRDLPIMIITTLACMPIFWTRGSISRLEGSFLVGLYIFYLVDQVLPYTLPTWQDRFRVMLLSFVIPAIIVAIIAQSVSYWRQLR, from the coding sequence GTGTTCTTGAACACCGCTCTGGAGATTCTATTAGGCGTTGGTCTCCTCTTCGGCGGCGGCGAGCTATTTATTCAGGGTGCTGTCAGCTTTGCACTTATTCTCAGCATCCCTCAGCTGGTGATTGGTCTAACTGTTGTCTCACTCGGCACTAGCGCACCAGAGCTCTTTGTAAGCTTGATCTCGGTCTTCAATGGCTCCGATTCTTTAGCTGTCAACAATGTAGTCGGTTCAAATATCTTTAATGTCATGGTGGTTCTTGGTAGTAGTGCTCTTGTCATGCCACTGCGAGTAGAGAGCCGCCTTGTGCGTCGTGATGTTCCTGTTCTGCTTGCAGTATCTACAGCTGTATGGGGCATGTCTTCAGCAGGCCGCATTACTTGGCAAGCTGGGCTAGCACTCTTACTAGGCCTGGTAATTAACACGATTTGGGAGCTTCGCACAGCACGTGAGGAGCGCAAAAAGACAACAGATGTAGAGCCAGAAGTCGCGTCAAAAAATTGGCATTGGGCTATCCTGCAGATCTTAGGCGGTAGCTTTCTACTAACGATCGGGTCTAGATTTCTAGTCCGAGGAGCTATGATAGCAGCATCACTATTGGGTGTTAGCGAGGCGGTAGTAGGACTGACTATTGTTTCAGCAGGAACCTCAATCCCAGAATTAGCAGCTTCACTTATAGCAGCACTACGTGGTCGGACGGACTTAGCTATCGGCAATGTAGTAGGAAGCAATTTGCTAAACCAACTGTTAGTGCTTGGCAGTACAGCAGTGACCTCAGGTAAACTAGGGGTAGGTGTGGAATTGGTATTGATTAACCGAGACTTGCCAATAATGATAATTACTACCTTGGCTTGCATGCCAATTTTCTGGACCCGAGGTAGTATATCTAGACTAGAAGGTAGTTTTCTCGTAGGTCTTTATATCTTCTACTTAGTGGATCAGGTACTTCCATACACATTGCCAACTTGGCAAGATAGATTTCGGGTTATGTTGCTGTCTTTTGTGATTCCAGCTATAATAGTCGCGATCATAGCCCAGTCTGTTAGTTACTGGCGCCAATTGCGTTAG
- a CDS encoding AbrB family transcriptional regulator — MLTGSDLLNKVKELGDVSKSDLVRACGYVSSKKDGGERLNFTAFYEALLEAKGVSLGVSGIGGVGKGGRKLSYVATVQGNGNLLIGKAYTQLLDLKPGDEFEIKLGRKQIRLVPVGGSEEDEE; from the coding sequence ATGCTCACAGGGAGCGACCTGCTCAACAAAGTCAAGGAACTGGGTGATGTCAGTAAGTCTGATCTTGTTCGGGCCTGCGGCTACGTCTCCTCGAAGAAAGACGGTGGTGAGCGTTTGAACTTCACTGCCTTCTACGAAGCTCTGCTTGAAGCGAAGGGTGTTAGCCTCGGTGTCTCTGGTATTGGTGGAGTTGGCAAAGGCGGTCGCAAGCTCAGTTATGTTGCCACTGTTCAAGGTAATGGCAATCTCCTCATAGGCAAAGCGTATACCCAGCTCCTTGATCTCAAGCCTGGGGACGAATTTGAGATCAAGCTTGGGCGCAAGCAGATCCGATTAGTGCCTGTTGGTGGTAGTGAGGAAGACGAGGAATGA
- a CDS encoding dihydroorotase codes for MVSRTENYLSLRQPDDWHVHLRDHDMLAAVAWTTARVFARAIVMPNLQPPITTVSAAVAYRERIIATLPFSCSFRPLMTAYLTEALLPQELEHGYREGVFTAAKLYPVGVTTNSDAGVRDLHAITPLLNMMQHLGMPLLVHGEVNDPEVDIFDREAVFIERYLAPLIQRFPELPIVLEHITTEQAVSFVMAAGPYLAATITPHHLHINRNAMFQGGFRSDFYCLPVAKREHHRLALRYAATSGLPSFFLGTDSAPHPRSGKESSCGCAGIYNAPHALESYAMVFEEEGALDRLEGFASIYGARFYGLPLNATTITLERKPLVVPKSVSGPGQTQLVPFHAGQTLPWRLLDEHNV; via the coding sequence GTGGTTTCACGCACAGAAAATTATCTCAGCCTGCGACAACCTGACGATTGGCATGTTCATCTCCGTGACCATGATATGCTCGCGGCAGTTGCTTGGACAACCGCTAGAGTCTTTGCGCGTGCTATTGTTATGCCTAATCTGCAGCCGCCAATTACAACTGTGTCTGCTGCAGTTGCTTACCGAGAGCGGATTATTGCCACACTTCCCTTTAGCTGCAGCTTCAGACCGTTAATGACGGCTTACCTTACTGAAGCACTGCTACCACAAGAGCTCGAGCATGGCTACCGAGAAGGTGTTTTCACTGCTGCCAAGCTCTACCCGGTAGGCGTCACTACAAACTCTGATGCTGGAGTGCGAGATCTACATGCGATTACTCCGCTGTTAAATATGATGCAGCATCTAGGTATGCCACTCCTGGTGCATGGCGAAGTTAATGATCCTGAGGTCGACATTTTCGACCGGGAAGCGGTTTTCATCGAACGCTACCTTGCGCCACTGATACAGCGCTTCCCAGAGCTGCCCATAGTATTAGAGCACATCACTACTGAGCAGGCTGTGAGCTTTGTCATGGCAGCTGGACCCTATCTAGCCGCTACTATCACGCCTCATCATCTCCATATTAACCGTAACGCAATGTTTCAGGGGGGATTCCGTAGTGATTTCTACTGCTTGCCTGTAGCAAAACGTGAGCATCATCGTTTAGCACTGCGTTACGCAGCCACCAGTGGACTACCCTCATTCTTTCTCGGCACTGATTCTGCTCCCCATCCACGCTCAGGGAAAGAGAGCTCTTGTGGTTGTGCCGGTATTTACAACGCGCCGCATGCATTGGAGAGTTATGCCATGGTTTTCGAAGAGGAAGGAGCGCTCGATCGTCTTGAGGGGTTTGCAAGTATTTATGGTGCCAGGTTTTATGGCCTGCCCTTAAATGCGACAACCATCACGCTTGAGCGGAAGCCGCTTGTTGTCCCAAAAAGTGTTTCTGGCCCTGGTCAAACCCAGTTGGTGCCATTTCATGCTGGTCAGACACTCCCCTGGCGCTTGCTAGACGAACACAACGTCTAG
- a CDS encoding NAD(P)H-quinone oxidoreductase subunit L, with product MNIESFLSIAKMEVVLVFMTYIALASVYLIIIPLSLMLWIQQRLTRMGKIERLVVYSMVFLFFPGMIVFAPFLNFRPYGQGEG from the coding sequence GTGAACATTGAAAGTTTCCTAAGTATTGCTAAGATGGAAGTGGTATTGGTCTTTATGACATACATCGCCCTTGCGAGCGTGTACTTGATTATTATTCCATTAAGTCTGATGCTGTGGATACAGCAGCGCCTGACACGCATGGGCAAGATTGAGCGCCTCGTAGTTTACAGCATGGTCTTCCTCTTCTTCCCGGGGATGATTGTGTTTGCTCCATTCCTTAATTTTCGTCCTTATGGGCAGGGAGAAGGCTAG
- a CDS encoding SulP family inorganic anion transporter: MLLNQISARHWRGDLFGGLTAAVVALPMALAFGVASGAGAAAGLWGAVIIGLVAALFGGTPTLISEPTGPMTVVFTSVIVSLNATAGDQETALALAFSVVILAGLFQILFGVCRLGRYVTMMPYTVISGFMSGIGIILVLLQLAPFFGQSVPAGGVVGTLTSLPNLLTGVQPFELLLALTTVAILWLMPGSWRRYCPPQLLALVLGTLLSLTFLGDADLRRIGPIPSGFPEFRWPIFSLNQLQVMVLDAAVLGMLGCIDALLTSVVSDSITRTEHRSDKELVGQGLGNVISGLFGGLPGAGATMGTVVNIQAGGRSALSGIIRALILMLVVLLAAPLAAQIPLAVLAGIALKVGVDIIDWSFLQRAHHLSLKATLITYGVILLTVLVDLITAVGIGVFVANILTIDRMSALQSRRVKTISTTDDDVDLSGEEQQLLDEAGGRVLLFQLAGPMIFGVAKTISREHNAIGSCEVVIFDLTEVSHLGVTASLALENAVKEALEVGRQVFLVVQAGSTERRLGRLGLMQRLPQSHVKSERCDALRLAIANLSPITP; the protein is encoded by the coding sequence ATGCTGCTCAACCAGATCAGCGCCCGGCACTGGCGTGGTGACCTATTCGGAGGACTGACCGCCGCTGTAGTAGCACTGCCTATGGCCCTTGCGTTTGGTGTGGCATCCGGAGCTGGGGCAGCTGCCGGGCTATGGGGGGCAGTAATTATCGGACTGGTGGCAGCCCTGTTTGGAGGTACGCCAACGCTGATTTCAGAACCTACTGGTCCCATGACAGTGGTTTTTACTTCGGTGATTGTCAGCCTCAATGCCACAGCTGGAGATCAGGAAACAGCATTGGCATTAGCCTTCAGTGTTGTGATTCTCGCCGGGCTCTTCCAAATCCTATTTGGTGTTTGTCGACTCGGCCGCTACGTGACAATGATGCCGTACACAGTTATCTCGGGCTTTATGTCCGGAATCGGCATCATTCTCGTATTGCTGCAGTTGGCACCTTTTTTCGGCCAATCTGTACCAGCTGGGGGTGTTGTAGGTACCCTAACCTCTTTACCAAATTTACTAACAGGAGTTCAGCCCTTTGAACTTCTACTTGCTTTAACAACTGTGGCTATCCTCTGGCTTATGCCAGGATCATGGAGACGTTACTGCCCTCCACAACTCTTAGCGCTAGTGCTGGGCACATTACTTTCTCTAACTTTTCTAGGCGATGCAGATTTGCGCCGCATCGGCCCTATTCCCTCTGGATTTCCCGAATTTCGTTGGCCTATATTTTCTCTCAACCAACTTCAAGTGATGGTTCTAGATGCAGCTGTGCTTGGCATGCTGGGTTGTATAGATGCCTTGCTGACATCTGTTGTCTCTGACAGTATCACACGCACTGAACACAGATCAGATAAAGAATTAGTTGGTCAGGGTTTAGGCAATGTTATATCTGGATTATTTGGGGGTTTGCCAGGAGCTGGAGCGACAATGGGCACTGTTGTTAACATTCAGGCTGGAGGTCGCTCGGCACTCTCTGGTATCATCAGGGCCCTGATCCTAATGTTAGTAGTGCTGCTAGCTGCCCCTCTGGCAGCACAGATACCACTAGCTGTTTTGGCAGGTATTGCCTTGAAGGTTGGAGTCGACATTATTGACTGGAGTTTTCTACAGCGAGCTCATCACTTATCACTAAAAGCAACGCTAATCACCTATGGCGTAATTTTACTTACTGTTCTGGTGGATTTAATCACCGCAGTCGGTATCGGTGTCTTTGTTGCTAATATACTCACGATCGATCGCATGAGCGCACTGCAATCACGTCGAGTTAAAACTATTAGCACAACTGATGACGACGTTGATCTTTCTGGTGAGGAACAGCAACTTCTTGATGAGGCTGGCGGTCGTGTGCTACTCTTCCAACTAGCTGGACCAATGATTTTCGGAGTAGCCAAAACCATCTCGCGAGAGCATAACGCGATCGGCTCATGCGAGGTAGTAATCTTTGACCTAACTGAGGTATCTCACCTAGGAGTCACAGCTTCATTAGCTCTAGAGAATGCAGTCAAGGAGGCGCTTGAGGTAGGCCGGCAGGTTTTTCTTGTAGTGCAAGCTGGCAGCACTGAAAGGCGCTTGGGCAGGTTAGGTCTTATGCAGAGGTTACCCCAGAGTCACGTTAAGTCCGAGCGATGTGATGCATTAAGACTGGCCATTGCCAATCTCAGTCCTATAACACCATAG